One segment of Castanea sativa cultivar Marrone di Chiusa Pesio chromosome 3, ASM4071231v1 DNA contains the following:
- the LOC142627992 gene encoding uncharacterized protein LOC142627992, whose protein sequence is MASSKLVAFLAVLVVLLPMSALGANNTDPLLARVCEEVECGKGTCVADLSYPLGFQCQCDQGWSRNDDGYADLAFLPCVIPNCTLKYSGCQPAPPPVPQKTNPYNISAFDPCYWAYCGQGKCTLNQTYRHLCTCESGFYNLLNISVFPCYSECTLGSDCASLGIKVSNSTSGGSGTSQANSFLPGNFHWMTLLMVSVGLVFWK, encoded by the exons ATGGCTTCCTCTAAGTTAGTGGCTTTTCTAGCTGTGCTTGTGGTACTGCTTCCCATGTCTGCACTAGGAGCAAATAATACTGATCCTTTATTAG CAAGGGTGTGTGAAGAAGTGGAATGTGGAAAGGGAACTTGCGTAGCAGATCTAAGTTACCCACTTGGTTTCCAGTGTCAATGTGATCAGGGTTGGAGCCGTAATGATGATGGTTATGCGGATCTCGCATTTCTTCCCTGTGTGATACCTAATT GTACTTTGAAATACTCAGGGTGCCAGCCAGCCCCTCCTCCAGTTCCACAAAAAACGAATCCATACAACATATCTGCCTTTGACC ctTGCTACTGGGCCTATTGTGGACAAGGGAAATGTACCCTGAACCAGACATATAGACATCTCTGTACATGCGAGTCGGGTTTTTATAATCTTCTCAACATATCAGTCTTCCCATGCTACAGTGAAT GTACACTTGGATCTGATTGTGCATCGCTTGGGATTAAAGTTTCAAATAGTACTTCAGGTGGAAGTGGGACTAGTCAAG CAAACTCATTTCTTCCAGGGAATTTCCATTGGATGACTCTATTGATGGTGTCAGTGGGTCTGGTCTTCTGGAAGTAG
- the LOC142627742 gene encoding PITH domain-containing protein At3g04780, with translation MCLLPLGFVYTYIIFCPSHSFQTLSLFFSYSIREAMSGESASAIHRNQVDLVDFIDWSGVECLNQSTSHSVPNALKQGYREDDGLNLESDADEQLLIYIPFTQVIKLHSILIKGSEEEGPKTVKLYSNKEHMGFSNVNDFPPSDTVVLSPDNIKGKPVLLKYVKFQNVRSLTIFIEDNQSGSDITKVQKIALFGSTVETTDMKGLKKIEDHQH, from the exons ATGTGCCTTTTGCCTCTTGGATTCGTTTATACATACATAATCTTTTGTCCTTCTCATTCTTttcagactctctctctctttttctcttattcAATCAGAGAAGCCATGTCTGGGGAATCAGCCAGTGCAATTCACAGAAACCAA GTTGATTTAGTGGACTTCATAGACTGGTCTGGGGTTGAATGCCTCAACCAAAGCACTAGCCACTCTGTTCCCAATGCACTTAAACAG GGTTACAGAGAAGATGATGGATTGAATCTGGAGAGTGATGCCGATGAGCAGCTTTTGATTTATATACCTTTCACCCAAGTTATTAAACTGCATTCTATTCTGATTAAAGGATCTGAAGAGGAAG GTCCTAAAACAGTGAAACTTTATTCGAATAAGGAGCACATGGGCTTCAG CAATGTCAATGACTTCCCTCCAAGTGACACAGTTGTTCTGTCCCCAGACAATATCAAG GGGAAGCCAGTGCTTCTGAAGtatgtcaaatttcaaaatgtTCGTAG CTTGACAATTTTTATTGAGGACAATCAATCTGGTTCTGACATCACAAAAGTTCAAAAGATTGCCCTTTTTGGATCAAC GGTGGAGACAACAGACATGAAGGGTTTGAAGAAGATTGAGGATCATCAGCACTGA
- the LOC142628348 gene encoding putative ribose-5-phosphate isomerase 3, chloroplastic gives MASALSLSLSSLHHHHTSTTPLILRTSKPLNLRTTTHTYRPNSIKAFSAPVLTQDDLKKLAADKAVEYVKPGMVLGLGTGSTAAFVVAKLGHLLKTGELSDIVGVPTSKRTEEQARQLGIPLSILDDHPSLDLAIDGADEVDPDLNLVKGRGGALLREKMVEAASAKFVVVADDTKLVTGLGGSGLAMPVEVVQFCWKYNLIRLQELFKEEGVEAKLRLSEGGKPYVTDNSNYIVDLYFKTPIRDALAAGKEISTLEGVVEHGLFLNMATAVIIAGKNGVEVKNK, from the exons atggCCTCTGCcttatctctctccctctcctctctccaccaccaccacacctCCACCACCCCACTTATCCTACGCACCTCTAAGCCCCTTAACCTGCGCACCACCACCCACACCTACAGACCCAACTCCATCAAAGCCTTTTCTGCACCAGTTCTCACCCAAGATGACCTCAAGAAGCTGGCTGCAGACAAGGCTGTGGAGTACGTGAAGCCCGGCATGGTCCTCGGCCTCGGCACCGGCTCCACCGCCGCCTTTGTCGTTGCCAAGCTCGGCCATCTCCTCAAGACTGGTGAGCTCTCTGACATTGTTGGTGTCCCCACCTCCAAACGCACCGAGGAGCAAGCTCGCCAACTgg GTATCCCTCTCTCAATTCTTGACGACCACCCTAGCCTTGATCTCGCCATAGATGGGGCCGATGAGGTTGACCCGGATTTAAACCTCGTGAAAGGCCGCGGAGGAGCACTTTTGCGAGAGAAAATGGTGGAAGCTGCCTCAGCCAAGTTTGTAGTGGTTGCAGATGATACGAAGCTAGTGACGGGACTAGGAGGAAGTGGGTTGGCAATGCCAGTTGAGGTGGTACAGTTTTGCTGGAAGTATAACTTGATAAGGTTGCAAGAGTTGTTTAAAGAAGAAGGGGTTGAGGCAAAGTTGAGGTTGAGTGAAGGTGGGAAACCATACGTTACAGATAATTCCAATTATATTGTGGACTTGTATTTCAAAACACCAATAAGAGATGCATTGGCGGCTGGGAAGGAGATTTCGACATTGGAAGGGGTTGTGGAACATGGGTTGTTTTTGAATATGGCAACTGCAGTGATTATTGCAGGAAAGAATGGGGTGGAGGTGAAGAATAAGTGA